Proteins encoded in a region of the Thermoplasmata archaeon genome:
- a CDS encoding GNAT family N-acetyltransferase, producing the protein MGWGRGPGCEVHEDRGITWFATGLPDPLFNGVMTAQLAAEEVARRIDELLAEFRNRGLPLEWTVGSSTVPPELGRHLQAKGLTHVLVVPGMAMDLAQLPEEPLPRNLTIDRVESRGDLEAFICIFATTFQIDEALVPRLMDIRMGMPPDRRENSVAFLGRLDGQAVASSELFTSAGVAGLYSVGTLPAVRGLGLGRAMTAAALREGRDRGYRIGALQGTELGVPVYRRLGFREYGRFEI; encoded by the coding sequence GTGGGGTGGGGACGTGGGCCGGGGTGCGAGGTCCACGAGGACCGCGGAATTACCTGGTTCGCTACGGGCCTGCCCGATCCGTTGTTCAACGGCGTGATGACCGCCCAACTCGCCGCGGAGGAGGTGGCACGGAGAATCGACGAGTTGCTCGCCGAGTTCCGGAACCGCGGCCTGCCATTGGAGTGGACCGTGGGTTCGTCCACGGTCCCTCCGGAGCTAGGAAGGCATCTTCAGGCCAAGGGATTGACGCACGTCCTCGTGGTGCCAGGCATGGCGATGGACCTTGCCCAGCTGCCCGAGGAGCCACTGCCGCGGAATCTGACCATCGACCGGGTGGAGAGCCGCGGAGACCTCGAGGCCTTCATCTGCATCTTCGCGACGACCTTCCAGATTGACGAGGCTCTCGTGCCGCGGCTCATGGACATCAGGATGGGCATGCCTCCGGATCGCCGAGAGAATTCCGTTGCCTTCCTCGGTCGACTCGACGGCCAGGCCGTGGCGTCCTCGGAGCTGTTCACCTCCGCCGGCGTGGCGGGCCTCTACTCCGTGGGGACACTCCCTGCCGTCCGCGGGCTTGGCCTCGGGAGAGCGATGACCGCGGCGGCGCTGCGCGAGGGGCGGGACCGCGGCTATCGAATCGGGGCACTCCAGGGGACGGAGCTGGGTGTGCCCGTCTACCGCCGCCTCGGGTTCCGCGAATACGGTCGATTCGAAATCT